A part of Kiritimatiellia bacterium genomic DNA contains:
- a CDS encoding methyltransferase domain-containing protein — MNGGSLRLRFDVSADTYEARASVQNTVAERLIAWLPAPETVRRVLEVGCGTGLLTRRLAARYPGARVEALDHSPRMVEAARRLCPGVSWHATDLLAFDGGARYDLIASNCSLHWIDPLEDGFRKLRGLLAPGGRLVFSIMLDGTLGELRAVRMQAVPSKPPAGRLPTASETQDSLTSSGWTIADWREESLEEHHPSARDFLCHIHELGLTGGAVSRAALPLTRGELAGVSREYDHRYPDGGGVKATYTVAYVSAAGAGRPPS, encoded by the coding sequence GTGAACGGCGGCTCGCTCCGGCTCCGGTTTGACGTCTCGGCGGACACGTACGAAGCGCGGGCTTCGGTGCAGAACACCGTGGCGGAGCGCTTGATCGCGTGGCTGCCCGCGCCGGAAACGGTCCGGCGCGTCCTGGAGGTCGGATGCGGGACGGGCCTGCTGACGCGCCGCCTGGCCGCGCGCTACCCGGGCGCCCGCGTCGAGGCTTTGGATCACTCGCCGCGGATGGTCGAAGCCGCCCGGCGGCTCTGTCCGGGTGTGTCCTGGCACGCGACCGACCTGCTGGCCTTCGACGGCGGTGCCCGGTACGACCTCATCGCCTCCAACTGTTCCCTGCACTGGATCGATCCGTTGGAAGACGGTTTCCGCAAGCTCCGCGGGTTGCTGGCGCCGGGCGGGCGACTGGTGTTTTCGATCATGCTGGACGGCACGCTGGGTGAGCTCCGGGCGGTCCGGATGCAGGCCGTGCCTTCCAAGCCGCCGGCCGGGCGACTGCCGACGGCAAGCGAAACGCAGGACTCCCTGACCTCTTCCGGATGGACTATCGCGGACTGGCGGGAGGAGAGCCTGGAAGAGCATCATCCCTCGGCCCGGGATTTCCTGTGCCATATTCACGAGTTGGGCCTCACCGGCGGCGCGGTTTCGAGGGCCGCGCTTCCGCTGACAAGGGGCGAACTCGCGGGAGTGAGCCGCGAGTATGATCACCGGTATCCGGACGGCGGCGGAGTCAAAGCGACCTATACGGTGGCCTATGTCTCGGCGGCCGGGGCCGGCCGCCCTCCATCATGA
- a CDS encoding response regulator, whose product ARVGRFVQISVADTGTGMSEEIQRHVFEPFFTTKAAGKGTGIGLSTVYGIVRQHEGWIHVYSELGTGTVFHLYLPATAEGVSRVTAEPALETLRGAGERILVVEDDDSVRNLMAHMLGQNGYEAILAGSAEEALDVFGREQGKFDLICSDVVLPKRSGFDLVEQLKQSNSALKVLMVSGYTDDRTRWPQIREKGWRYLQKPVGLRTLLRTLAEMLRPPPGSVTGS is encoded by the coding sequence CGCGCGGGTCGGACGCTTCGTTCAGATCTCGGTGGCCGACACGGGCACCGGCATGTCGGAGGAGATCCAGCGTCACGTCTTCGAGCCCTTCTTCACCACCAAGGCGGCGGGGAAGGGGACCGGCATTGGCCTCTCCACGGTGTACGGCATCGTCCGGCAGCACGAGGGCTGGATCCACGTCTATTCCGAGCTGGGCACCGGCACCGTGTTTCATCTCTACCTCCCGGCGACGGCGGAGGGCGTGAGCCGCGTCACGGCGGAGCCGGCGCTGGAGACCCTGCGCGGCGCCGGCGAGAGGATCCTGGTGGTGGAAGACGACGACAGCGTGCGCAATCTCATGGCCCACATGCTCGGCCAGAACGGGTACGAGGCCATACTGGCCGGCAGCGCCGAGGAAGCCCTGGACGTCTTCGGGCGCGAACAGGGCAAATTCGATCTGATTTGCAGCGACGTTGTTCTCCCGAAACGAAGCGGGTTCGACCTCGTCGAGCAACTGAAGCAAAGCAATTCCGCGCTAAAGGTGCTCATGGTCAGCGGGTACACCGATGACCGTACCCGCTGGCCGCAAATTCGCGAGAAGGGCTGGCGCTATCTTCAGAAGCCGGTGGGCCTGCGCACGCTCCTGCGCACGCTGGCTGAAATGCTGCGGCCCCCGCCCGGCAGCGTGACGGGGTCATGA
- the nadA gene encoding quinolinate synthase NadA, translating to MSAQEMYEKMKARLGHVVPDVELRYKAGLADEIMRLKRERNAVILAHNYMEPALYHSVPDFTGDSLELSRKAAQSDQDIIVFCGVKFMAETAKILNPRRTVLLPAQRAGCSLAESITAEDVRKLKQQFPGVPVVTYVNTYADVKAESDVCCTSGNAAAVVESLKTDRVIFLPDEFLARNVAKETGKRIIFPTRKSGRKAGAPENLDYQMIGWTGSCEVHDRFTVEDVKNARRQFPDVVVLAHPECRPEVVRAADFAGSTMAMVRHVKNSDARRYLLLTECSMADNIAAENPEKEMVRICSLRCPHMNEITLEDTLNALKLNRYVIEVPEEIRLRALRAVERMIAIG from the coding sequence ATGTCCGCCCAGGAAATGTATGAGAAAATGAAGGCCCGGCTGGGCCACGTTGTGCCGGACGTGGAACTCCGTTACAAGGCCGGGCTCGCCGACGAGATCATGCGGCTCAAGCGGGAGCGCAACGCCGTAATCCTCGCGCATAATTACATGGAGCCGGCGCTCTACCACTCCGTGCCCGACTTCACCGGCGACTCGCTCGAGTTGAGCCGCAAGGCCGCGCAGTCGGACCAGGACATCATCGTGTTCTGCGGGGTCAAGTTCATGGCGGAAACGGCCAAGATCCTGAATCCCCGCCGCACGGTGCTCCTGCCGGCCCAGCGCGCGGGCTGCTCGCTGGCCGAGAGCATCACGGCCGAGGATGTGCGCAAGCTCAAGCAGCAGTTTCCCGGCGTGCCGGTGGTCACCTACGTGAACACGTATGCCGACGTGAAGGCCGAGTCGGACGTCTGCTGCACGTCGGGCAACGCCGCCGCGGTGGTCGAATCGCTGAAGACCGACCGCGTCATTTTCCTGCCGGACGAATTCCTGGCGCGCAACGTGGCGAAGGAGACGGGCAAGCGGATCATCTTCCCGACGCGGAAGAGCGGCCGGAAAGCCGGCGCGCCGGAGAACCTCGACTACCAGATGATCGGCTGGACCGGCTCGTGCGAGGTGCACGACCGCTTCACGGTGGAGGACGTGAAAAACGCCCGCCGGCAGTTCCCCGACGTGGTGGTCCTGGCCCACCCGGAATGCCGGCCGGAGGTGGTGCGGGCCGCGGACTTCGCGGGCAGCACGATGGCCATGGTGCGACACGTAAAGAATTCCGACGCGCGAAGGTATCTCCTGCTGACCGAGTGCAGCATGGCCGATAACATTGCCGCGGAGAATCCCGAGAAAGAAATGGTACGCATCTGCAGCCTGCGCTGCCCGCACATGAACGAGATCACGCTGGAAGACACGCTGAACGCCTTGAAGCTGAACCGCTACGTGATCGAGGTCCCCGAAGAGATCCGCCTGCGGGCGCTCCGCGCGGTCGAGCGCATGATCGCCATCGGATAG
- a CDS encoding radical SAM protein: MDIREITTRSALVRSRIPGIEFVINPYLGCGHGCRYCYAVFMTKYSRHHAGSGWGSFVEAKTNIVTVLLDELRRKRKAATAMLSSVCDPYQPAERRYKLTRGCLAALRDYRWGVEILTRSPLVLRDLDLLKSIPGVSVGMSIPTDDDRVRRVTEPSAPPIGSRIETLRRLKQSGVSTWAFIAPMLPMNPERLAEMVAPVADTVMLSALNYVGQVSALFRRMGWGPALTRVYSGEMRQRLTRILGARMSDVREA; this comes from the coding sequence ATGGACATCCGGGAAATCACTACCCGCAGCGCCCTCGTGCGATCCCGCATCCCGGGCATCGAGTTCGTGATCAATCCCTACCTCGGTTGCGGCCACGGCTGCCGGTACTGTTACGCCGTGTTCATGACCAAGTACTCCCGTCACCACGCCGGCTCGGGCTGGGGTTCGTTCGTGGAAGCCAAAACGAATATTGTGACCGTTTTGCTCGACGAGTTGCGCCGCAAGCGGAAGGCCGCCACCGCCATGCTCTCCAGCGTCTGCGATCCCTACCAGCCCGCGGAGCGACGATACAAGCTGACGCGGGGTTGTCTGGCCGCCTTGCGAGATTATCGCTGGGGCGTGGAAATCCTGACCCGCTCGCCGCTGGTGCTGCGGGACCTGGACCTGCTGAAATCCATCCCGGGAGTTTCCGTGGGGATGAGCATCCCGACCGATGACGATCGTGTCCGCCGGGTAACCGAACCCTCCGCGCCCCCGATCGGCAGCCGGATCGAGACCCTTCGCCGTCTGAAGCAGTCCGGCGTGTCCACATGGGCCTTCATTGCCCCCATGCTGCCCATGAACCCGGAGCGCCTGGCCGAAATGGTCGCGCCGGTGGCGGACACCGTCATGCTGTCCGCGTTGAATTACGTCGGGCAGGTGTCCGCTCTTTTCCGGCGCATGGGGTGGGGGCCGGCCCTGACCCGGGTGTATTCCGGAGAGATGCGGCAAAGGCTGACCCGCATCCTGGGCGCCCGCATGAGCGACGTCCGGGAGGCCTGA
- the bioB gene encoding biotin synthase BioB: MNWPDIGERVKAGGGLTRGEAMAVLQASDDDLLAVMQAAFVVRRHYFGRDVNLHILRNAQSGACGENCAFCSQSAVSGAAIERYPLQSVEEIVAGAIEAQRAGAVKYCVVTSGRAPAEEILETFCEAARRIRRQATLHLCVSPGLLTGEQARALARAGVHRVNHNLETSRRHFPSICDTHTYDDRVATVRAVKAAGMEVCCGGILGLGESLEDRVDLAFALREMEVESIPVNFFNPRPGTPLADRPPLGAMDGLRGLAMFRLVNPWRDIRAAGGREACLGSLQALALYAANSIFTNGYLTTPGQGRPADIRMLEDAGFRPAKLEM, translated from the coding sequence ATGAACTGGCCGGACATTGGGGAGCGGGTGAAGGCGGGCGGGGGGCTGACGCGCGGCGAGGCCATGGCCGTGCTGCAAGCGTCCGACGACGACCTGCTCGCGGTGATGCAGGCCGCCTTCGTGGTCCGCCGCCATTACTTCGGCCGCGACGTGAACCTGCACATCCTCCGCAACGCGCAGAGCGGGGCCTGCGGCGAGAACTGCGCCTTTTGCAGCCAGTCCGCCGTGTCCGGCGCGGCGATCGAGCGGTATCCCCTCCAGTCCGTCGAGGAGATCGTGGCGGGCGCGATCGAGGCGCAGCGGGCCGGCGCGGTCAAGTACTGCGTCGTCACCAGCGGCCGCGCGCCGGCGGAAGAAATCCTGGAGACCTTCTGCGAGGCGGCGCGCCGCATTCGCCGGCAAGCGACCCTGCACCTTTGCGTTTCGCCAGGCCTGCTTACCGGGGAGCAGGCCCGGGCCCTGGCGAGGGCCGGGGTGCACCGGGTCAATCACAACCTGGAGACTTCCCGCCGCCATTTCCCTTCCATCTGCGACACGCATACCTATGACGATCGGGTCGCCACCGTCCGGGCCGTGAAGGCGGCCGGCATGGAGGTCTGTTGCGGGGGGATCCTGGGGTTGGGCGAAAGTCTGGAGGATCGCGTGGACCTGGCGTTTGCCCTGCGCGAAATGGAAGTGGAATCCATCCCGGTCAATTTCTTCAATCCGCGGCCGGGCACGCCGCTGGCGGACCGGCCTCCGCTGGGCGCGATGGACGGATTGCGCGGGTTGGCGATGTTCCGGCTGGTGAACCCGTGGCGGGACATCCGGGCGGCGGGGGGGCGCGAGGCCTGTCTGGGTTCGTTGCAGGCGTTGGCCTTGTACGCCGCCAATTCCATCTTCACCAACGGCTACCTGACCACGCCGGGCCAGGGCAGGCCCGCGGACATCCGGATGCTCGAAGACGCGGGATTCCGTCCGGCGAAGCTGGAGATGTAG
- a CDS encoding alpha/beta fold hydrolase: MKAPLLLVSGWAHTAEDLDPLTERLPHDRPARVLGINDLAGGPSYAAGLIREMGREPCVLVGWSMGGMIALEAAAAEPKRVAALVMISSAPRLAAAPDFTEGVPPRTLQAMEQAFRRAPERTLVDFFRNASYPNFPGEDAAGEFANRALAAGADRLAAQLKYLAHAELRPLWTALSIPRLLIHGCRDRIIPIGAAEWMFSRRRGTILDTFTDAGHRLPLDHPDWTAEPLLRFLETLS; this comes from the coding sequence GTGAAGGCGCCCCTGCTCCTCGTTTCCGGCTGGGCCCACACCGCGGAAGACCTTGATCCGCTGACCGAGCGCCTGCCACACGATCGGCCCGCGCGGGTGCTGGGGATCAACGACCTCGCGGGGGGACCGAGCTATGCGGCAGGCCTGATCCGCGAAATGGGCCGGGAACCCTGCGTCCTTGTTGGCTGGTCCATGGGCGGGATGATCGCGCTCGAAGCGGCGGCGGCGGAGCCGAAGCGCGTGGCCGCCCTGGTCATGATCTCCAGCGCGCCGCGCCTGGCGGCGGCCCCGGATTTCACGGAGGGCGTCCCCCCCCGGACGCTTCAGGCCATGGAACAGGCTTTTCGCCGGGCCCCGGAACGGACCCTCGTGGACTTCTTCCGAAATGCCTCCTATCCCAACTTTCCCGGCGAGGACGCGGCCGGGGAATTCGCAAACCGGGCCCTGGCGGCGGGCGCGGATCGGCTGGCGGCGCAGTTGAAGTATCTCGCGCATGCCGAGTTGCGCCCGTTGTGGACGGCCCTTTCCATCCCCCGCCTGCTGATACACGGATGCCGCGATCGGATCATTCCAATCGGCGCGGCGGAATGGATGTTCTCGCGCCGCAGGGGAACGATTCTGGATACGTTCACTGATGCCGGGCATCGCCTTCCCCTCGATCATCCGGATTGGACGGCCGAACCCCTTCTTCGTTTCCTGGAGACCCTCTCGTGA
- the bioF gene encoding 8-amino-7-oxononanoate synthase has translation MDDALTELRSAHLDRHLTPYPATGGRVTVDGRPLLNFSSNDYLGLARHPRVVESAAKALHEYGAGATASRLVTGTLPLHEELERRLAEFKGYPAALVFGSGYLTNAGTIPALVGPDDLVLADRLAHASLLDAAVLSRARLLRFRHNDATHLDELLSGHPARRRLVLTESVFSMDGDRAPLPDLAAAAARHNVLMLVDEAHATGVYGPGGAGLISEYGLANRIEVSMGTLSKALGGYGGFVACGEDLRAWLVNKARAFIYTTAPPPAVLGAALGALLVLSKRPDMGRELLARAAGFRATLQAAGLDTLNSASQIVPVKVGDNAKALSLSRRLKNDGILAVAIRPPTVPPGTARLRFSISLAHEPADLEEAAHKIVAAARAEGLA, from the coding sequence ATGGATGACGCCCTGACCGAGCTGCGCTCCGCGCATCTCGATCGACACCTCACGCCCTACCCCGCCACGGGCGGGAGGGTCACGGTGGACGGCCGACCCCTGCTCAATTTCTCCAGCAACGACTATCTCGGCCTGGCACGCCACCCGCGCGTGGTCGAGAGCGCGGCCAAGGCCCTGCACGAATACGGCGCCGGCGCCACCGCCTCGCGGCTGGTGACCGGCACCCTGCCTCTTCACGAAGAGCTCGAGCGGCGACTGGCGGAATTCAAGGGATATCCGGCCGCGCTGGTGTTCGGCAGCGGCTACCTGACCAACGCCGGGACGATTCCCGCGCTGGTCGGCCCGGATGACCTGGTGCTGGCGGACCGCCTCGCCCACGCCAGCCTCCTCGACGCCGCCGTGTTGAGCCGCGCCCGCCTGCTTCGCTTCCGGCACAACGACGCGACGCATCTCGACGAACTGCTGTCCGGCCACCCCGCGCGGCGCCGGCTGGTGCTCACCGAAAGCGTGTTCAGCATGGACGGCGACCGGGCGCCGCTGCCCGACCTCGCCGCCGCGGCGGCCCGGCATAACGTCCTGATGCTGGTGGACGAAGCTCATGCGACCGGCGTGTACGGACCCGGCGGGGCCGGCCTGATTTCCGAATACGGGCTCGCGAACCGGATCGAGGTGTCGATGGGAACCTTGAGCAAGGCGCTCGGGGGCTACGGCGGATTCGTGGCCTGCGGCGAGGACCTGCGCGCCTGGCTGGTCAACAAGGCGCGCGCGTTCATCTATACCACCGCGCCGCCCCCCGCGGTACTGGGCGCGGCGCTGGGCGCGCTCCTGGTGCTTTCCAAGCGGCCGGACATGGGACGAGAGCTGCTGGCCCGGGCGGCCGGGTTCCGGGCGACGCTGCAAGCGGCCGGGCTCGACACGCTGAACTCGGCCAGCCAAATCGTGCCGGTGAAAGTCGGCGACAACGCGAAGGCCCTGTCGCTCTCGCGCCGCCTGAAAAACGACGGAATCCTGGCGGTGGCGATACGGCCGCCCACGGTTCCGCCCGGTACGGCCCGGCTCCGGTTTTCGATCAGTCTCGCCCACGAGCCCGCCGACCTGGAGGAGGCCGCGCACAAGATCGTCGCGGCCGCCCGCGCGGAGGGCCTGGCGTGA